One window from the genome of Natrialba magadii ATCC 43099 encodes:
- the leuS gene encoding leucine--tRNA ligase, whose product MSDAGYDHAAVEQRWQAAWDDADAYRTSDDVDDPTYVLGMYPYPSGKLHMGHVRNYTITDAYARYRQMCGDDVLHPMGWDAFGLPAENAAKDRDTNPRDWTFDCIDTMRDQMRAMGFGYDWDREIATCTPEYYQWNQWLFSRFHQEDLVERRDAEVNWCPECETVLADEQVEGEAELCWRCDTPVEQRELEQWFLKITEYADELLEDIDDLEGWPNSVRQMQRNWIGRQYGAEVEFEIGGHGSVTAFTTRLDTIHGATFFALAPDHPISKQAAEEDEDVRHFIEHEADPEGDEPNGVATHLTATNPVTGEEIPVYVADFVLSDVGTGALMAVPGHDERDHAFAEKMGEEIVPVIAPEPEEGEEPEVPDISEEAFTEDGVLVNSGEYDGLGSETARERLTEDIESAEHTTQYQLRDWGISRQRYWGTPIPVVHCHDSCGSVVVPEEELPVELPEFINTTGNPLDAAEEWKQTTCPECGGDATRETDTMDTFVDSSWYFLRYVSPDLEEAPFDLARANDWMPVDQYVGGIEHAVMHLLYSRFFTKVLADHEGLEHREPFTNLLAQGMVQLDGEKMSKSKGNTVSPQRIVEEYGADTARLFMMQAAQPERDFDWSEEGVRSTNAFLTRLKEMVEDFATEQPAGEDDATARYVANEIDATIAIAGGEYDDLTFNRALRETQDLVQTLRQYAAYTEPHAETYERGLSAVVRLLAPVAPHLAEELYAELDTGEDGDETEFVVDAPWPTATVDREYVTKRRQLVENTREDVRDIIDVAGIEDPQAIDVVVAPDWKYDALEIAIESDAPNLIGELMQESHIREQGDAAANYGQDLQAEREALSMTLGPDEEHEALESAAWLLEREFEAPVSVVHADEVDESVLKNAEPGRPAIEIED is encoded by the coding sequence ATGAGCGACGCGGGATACGACCACGCAGCAGTCGAGCAACGCTGGCAGGCCGCGTGGGACGACGCGGACGCGTATCGGACATCGGACGACGTCGACGATCCGACGTACGTCCTCGGGATGTATCCGTACCCGTCCGGGAAACTCCACATGGGCCACGTCCGAAACTACACCATCACGGACGCCTACGCCCGATACCGTCAAATGTGCGGCGACGACGTCCTCCATCCGATGGGCTGGGACGCGTTCGGCCTCCCGGCAGAAAACGCGGCCAAAGACCGCGACACCAACCCACGCGACTGGACGTTCGACTGCATCGACACGATGCGTGACCAGATGCGCGCGATGGGCTTTGGCTACGACTGGGACCGAGAAATCGCGACCTGCACGCCCGAGTACTACCAGTGGAACCAGTGGCTCTTCTCCCGGTTCCACCAGGAAGACCTCGTCGAGCGCCGCGACGCCGAAGTCAACTGGTGTCCCGAGTGTGAAACCGTCCTCGCCGACGAACAGGTCGAGGGCGAGGCCGAACTCTGCTGGCGCTGTGACACCCCCGTCGAGCAGCGCGAACTCGAGCAGTGGTTCCTGAAGATTACCGAGTACGCGGACGAACTGCTGGAGGACATCGACGACCTGGAAGGCTGGCCGAACTCGGTCCGCCAGATGCAGCGCAACTGGATCGGCCGCCAGTACGGTGCCGAGGTGGAGTTCGAAATCGGCGGTCACGGCTCTGTTACGGCCTTCACGACCCGCCTCGACACCATCCACGGCGCGACCTTCTTCGCGCTTGCGCCGGACCACCCGATCAGCAAGCAGGCCGCCGAGGAAGACGAAGATGTCCGACACTTCATCGAGCACGAGGCTGACCCCGAGGGCGACGAGCCAAACGGCGTCGCAACCCACCTGACGGCGACGAACCCCGTGACGGGCGAGGAGATTCCCGTCTACGTCGCGGACTTCGTCCTCTCGGACGTCGGAACGGGCGCACTGATGGCCGTTCCCGGCCACGACGAGCGCGACCACGCCTTCGCCGAGAAGATGGGCGAGGAAATCGTCCCCGTCATCGCGCCCGAACCTGAGGAGGGCGAGGAACCGGAGGTTCCGGACATCAGCGAGGAAGCGTTCACCGAGGACGGTGTGCTGGTCAACTCGGGCGAGTACGACGGACTCGGCAGCGAGACGGCTCGCGAGCGCCTGACTGAGGACATCGAGAGCGCCGAGCACACCACACAGTACCAGCTTCGCGACTGGGGCATCTCCCGCCAGCGCTACTGGGGAACGCCGATTCCGGTCGTTCACTGCCACGATAGCTGTGGCTCAGTCGTCGTGCCTGAGGAAGAACTCCCCGTCGAGTTGCCTGAGTTCATCAACACTACCGGCAACCCGCTAGATGCCGCCGAGGAGTGGAAGCAAACCACCTGTCCGGAGTGTGGTGGCGACGCGACCCGCGAGACGGACACGATGGACACCTTCGTCGACTCCTCGTGGTACTTCCTGCGGTACGTCTCGCCCGACCTGGAGGAGGCACCGTTCGACCTGGCGCGTGCGAACGACTGGATGCCGGTCGACCAGTACGTCGGCGGCATCGAACACGCCGTGATGCACCTGCTGTACTCGCGATTCTTCACCAAGGTGCTCGCGGACCACGAGGGCCTGGAACACCGCGAGCCGTTCACCAACCTGCTCGCCCAGGGAATGGTCCAGCTGGACGGCGAGAAGATGTCCAAGTCGAAGGGGAACACGGTCTCGCCCCAGCGCATCGTCGAGGAGTACGGCGCGGACACCGCGCGCCTGTTCATGATGCAGGCCGCCCAGCCCGAGCGCGACTTCGACTGGAGCGAGGAGGGCGTGCGCTCGACGAACGCCTTCCTGACGCGACTGAAGGAGATGGTCGAAGACTTCGCCACGGAGCAGCCTGCCGGCGAGGACGACGCCACCGCGCGCTACGTCGCGAACGAAATCGACGCAACGATCGCTATCGCAGGCGGCGAGTACGACGACCTGACGTTCAACCGCGCGCTGCGCGAGACCCAGGACCTCGTGCAGACGCTGCGCCAGTATGCGGCGTACACCGAACCCCACGCAGAAACCTACGAGCGCGGCCTCTCGGCGGTCGTGCGCCTGCTCGCACCCGTCGCACCACACCTGGCAGAAGAGCTGTACGCCGAACTCGACACCGGCGAGGACGGCGACGAAACCGAGTTCGTCGTCGACGCGCCGTGGCCGACCGCGACGGTCGACCGCGAGTACGTCACGAAACGCCGCCAACTCGTCGAAAACACCCGCGAGGACGTCCGCGACATCATCGACGTCGCCGGCATCGAGGACCCGCAGGCGATCGACGTCGTCGTCGCACCCGACTGGAAGTACGACGCACTCGAGATCGCCATCGAGAGCGACGCACCGAACCTGATCGGCGAACTGATGCAGGAATCCCACATCCGTGAACAGGGCGACGCCGCGGCCAACTACGGCCAGGACCTGCAGGCCGAACGCGAGGCCCTGTCGATGACGCTCGGTCCCGACGAAGAACACGAGGCACTCGAGTCCGCTGCGTGGCTGCTCGAGCGTGAGTTCGAAGCGCCCGTCTCGGTCGTCCACGCAGACGAGGTCGACGAGAGCGTGCTGAAGAACGCCGAACCGGGACGGCCGGCGATCGAGATCGAGGACTGA
- a CDS encoding ArsR/SmtB family transcription factor, giving the protein MDRLAGRLVRRFREDADEPAVVGLEGEDADQLFDALGSETSRAVLAACYAEGRTRSELAAELETSLQNVGYHVDKLESADLLEPVETRYGENGREVTVYEPSKQAVVIAAGEPGFVERLAAAVDRLFAPIALVSLVALVVGVLVREPARIGMLAGDDAGTVDTATTTTTTTTTAVSPAVTVAVATFLLGLLVVLVADRRGVFGQDRDWEGGRGNNRADCIRDHDHARADCPRTRNHDRANRAGTAKLLVGRQPDLTKRYATVILAGSLATFLVLDLAAIGTGRWLTLASWIVVQWAIPAWLFAAVAVAASNDGLFASWGVASVPFVGIWGYLVAGDIVRGGPDTILLALGPAIVVLVAMPLGSVAYLVGRFIATRRRAVTLPARRTLAIILAHPVAAVAILAAWLSVIG; this is encoded by the coding sequence ATGGATCGACTTGCCGGCCGGCTCGTGCGCCGATTTCGCGAGGACGCCGACGAGCCAGCCGTCGTCGGACTCGAGGGCGAGGACGCAGACCAGCTGTTCGACGCCCTCGGCTCCGAAACCTCTCGTGCTGTGCTGGCCGCCTGCTACGCGGAGGGGCGAACCCGCTCTGAACTGGCCGCGGAACTCGAGACGAGTCTGCAGAACGTCGGCTATCACGTGGATAAACTCGAGTCGGCGGACCTGCTGGAGCCGGTCGAAACCCGGTACGGCGAGAACGGCCGGGAGGTCACGGTCTACGAGCCGTCGAAGCAGGCGGTTGTCATTGCGGCTGGTGAACCGGGATTCGTCGAGCGGCTCGCAGCCGCTGTCGACCGGCTGTTTGCACCGATCGCGCTCGTGAGTCTCGTCGCGCTGGTCGTTGGCGTGCTCGTCCGCGAACCGGCGCGGATCGGGATGCTCGCTGGCGACGACGCCGGGACGGTCGACACAGCGACCACTACCACCACTACAACTACAACCGCCGTCTCACCCGCCGTAACCGTCGCCGTCGCGACGTTCCTGCTCGGTTTACTCGTCGTTCTCGTGGCCGATCGACGTGGTGTGTTTGGACAGGACCGCGACTGGGAGGGGGGCCGTGGCAACAACCGTGCCGACTGTATTCGCGACCATGACCACGCCCGTGCCGACTGTCCCCGTACCCGCAATCACGACCGCGCCAACCGGGCCGGAACGGCGAAACTGCTCGTCGGCCGCCAACCGGACCTGACGAAACGATACGCGACCGTGATTCTGGCCGGGTCGCTCGCAACCTTCCTCGTCCTCGATCTCGCCGCCATCGGCACTGGCAGGTGGCTGACGCTCGCCTCGTGGATCGTCGTTCAGTGGGCGATTCCAGCCTGGCTGTTCGCGGCCGTCGCTGTCGCCGCGAGCAACGACGGTTTGTTCGCGAGCTGGGGCGTCGCGAGCGTTCCGTTCGTCGGTATCTGGGGCTACCTCGTCGCCGGCGACATCGTCAGGGGCGGTCCGGACACGATCTTGCTCGCGCTCGGCCCAGCCATTGTCGTGCTCGTCGCCATGCCACTTGGCTCCGTCGCGTACCTCGTCGGTCGGTTCATCGCCACGCGGCGACGAGCGGTGACACTGCCCGCGAGACGGACGCTTGCGATAATCCTCGCCCATCCAGTCGCCGCTGTCGCGATACTCGCGGCCTGGCTCTCTGTGATCGGTTGA
- a CDS encoding (Fe-S)-binding protein: protein MNVIAQANAGRETYLGISDVGYVLFYLLVVLTLTVLAYGVYLRFNRYAQGDDDPFARLDDLPSRIVSSAKIVLSNEKQFNRDLYGGLMHSFILWGFLTLLIATLIIGFEQYTTELIFGIVFWEGDFYLAYQFIVDAMGLLFVVGIGMAMYRRYWVRNHRLWGRHTSNEDDIFIWTLFGLGVGGFLLEGARIYATGMPDHEVVSFVGYGIAMVFQAIDVPTTGAALEATVNGVDYSAASDLGYNAETIHWLFWWSHSLLALFFVAWIPYAKPFHMISSFANVVTADEKAGARLPNVPSDLDATNAESIDDFTWKEILDQDACTKCGRCSSVCPAKASDRPLDPRNVILDLKKYREELDDGGDEKPIIADGGTSVINTETMESCMACMACMDACPVEIEHLQSFTRLNRQMTDQGDIAPSMQDVFQNVMQDGNTFGDSARNRADWADELEFDVADAREEEVDYLWYVGDYPSYDERNKQVARSLATILQEADVSFGILFEDEKYDGNDIRRVGEEFLYVELAGHHVETWEDCEFDKIVCTDPHSYNTFKNEYPELDFEEFADDPMMPFDYTDEWNADGEIDVLHWTQAVEELVQGGALDLSGTELDYTVTYHDPCHLGRYNDEYEAPRDLIRATGCELDEMPRNRDNSFCCGGGGGGLWMDFEEEPKPSEERLREALEDTDAGAGVEKFVVACPMCMTMYEDGRKTGGYEDDIEIVDIAELVVEAIGAQEKANLEVAAD, encoded by the coding sequence ATGAACGTCATAGCACAGGCGAACGCAGGGAGGGAGACCTACCTGGGGATCAGTGACGTTGGGTACGTTCTGTTCTATCTCCTCGTAGTGTTGACTCTCACTGTCCTCGCGTATGGCGTGTACCTGCGATTTAACCGGTACGCGCAGGGCGATGACGATCCGTTCGCCCGTCTCGACGACCTGCCGAGTCGTATCGTGAGTTCTGCGAAGATCGTTCTCTCGAACGAGAAACAGTTCAACCGGGATCTCTACGGCGGGCTGATGCACTCGTTTATCCTCTGGGGCTTCCTGACGTTGCTCATCGCGACGCTCATCATCGGCTTCGAGCAGTACACGACCGAACTCATCTTCGGCATCGTCTTCTGGGAGGGTGATTTCTACCTCGCCTACCAGTTCATCGTTGACGCGATGGGACTGCTGTTCGTCGTTGGTATCGGGATGGCGATGTACCGTCGGTACTGGGTCCGCAACCACCGTCTCTGGGGCCGTCACACCTCGAACGAGGACGACATCTTCATCTGGACGCTGTTCGGCCTCGGCGTCGGTGGCTTCCTGCTTGAAGGTGCACGAATCTACGCGACCGGTATGCCCGACCACGAGGTCGTGAGCTTCGTTGGCTACGGCATTGCAATGGTCTTCCAGGCAATCGACGTGCCGACGACCGGTGCTGCACTCGAGGCGACGGTCAACGGCGTCGACTACAGCGCGGCAAGCGATCTCGGCTACAACGCCGAGACGATCCACTGGCTGTTCTGGTGGTCGCACTCACTGCTCGCGCTCTTCTTCGTCGCCTGGATTCCGTACGCCAAGCCGTTCCACATGATCTCCTCGTTCGCGAACGTCGTCACGGCCGACGAGAAGGCCGGTGCGCGTCTTCCGAACGTTCCGTCGGATCTGGACGCGACGAACGCCGAGTCCATCGACGACTTCACCTGGAAGGAGATTCTCGACCAGGACGCCTGTACCAAGTGTGGTCGCTGTTCGTCGGTCTGTCCGGCGAAGGCTTCCGACCGCCCGCTCGACCCGCGAAACGTCATCCTCGACCTGAAGAAGTACCGCGAGGAACTCGACGACGGCGGCGACGAGAAGCCGATTATCGCCGACGGCGGCACGAGCGTCATCAACACCGAGACGATGGAGTCCTGCATGGCCTGTATGGCCTGTATGGACGCCTGTCCGGTCGAGATCGAGCACCTCCAGTCCTTTACGCGGCTCAACCGCCAGATGACCGACCAGGGCGACATCGCCCCGAGCATGCAGGACGTCTTCCAGAACGTCATGCAGGACGGCAACACCTTCGGCGACTCGGCCCGCAACCGCGCCGACTGGGCCGACGAACTCGAGTTCGACGTGGCCGACGCCCGCGAGGAGGAAGTCGACTACCTCTGGTACGTCGGCGACTACCCGAGCTACGATGAGCGCAACAAGCAGGTTGCCCGCTCGCTCGCAACCATCCTGCAGGAAGCCGACGTCAGCTTCGGGATCCTCTTCGAGGACGAGAAGTACGACGGCAACGACATCCGTCGCGTCGGCGAAGAGTTCCTCTACGTCGAACTCGCCGGACATCACGTCGAAACCTGGGAGGACTGCGAGTTCGACAAAATCGTCTGTACAGACCCACACTCCTACAACACGTTCAAGAACGAGTATCCAGAGCTCGACTTCGAGGAGTTCGCAGACGATCCGATGATGCCGTTTGACTACACCGACGAGTGGAACGCAGACGGCGAGATTGACGTGCTCCACTGGACGCAGGCCGTGGAGGAACTCGTGCAGGGCGGTGCACTCGACCTGAGCGGGACCGAACTCGACTACACCGTCACCTACCACGACCCATGTCATCTGGGCCGGTACAACGACGAGTACGAGGCTCCACGTGACCTCATCCGTGCAACGGGCTGTGAACTCGACGAGATGCCGCGCAACCGCGACAACTCGTTCTGTTGTGGTGGCGGTGGTGGTGGTCTCTGGATGGACTTCGAAGAGGAGCCAAAGCCGAGCGAGGAGCGACTCCGCGAAGCCTTAGAGGACACCGACGCCGGCGCTGGAGTTGAAAAATTCGTCGTCGCCTGTCCGATGTGCATGACGATGTACGAAGACGGCCGCAAGACCGGTGGCTACGAGGACGACATCGAAATCGTCGACATCGCCGAACTCGTCGTCGAGGCGATCGGTGCACAAGAGAAGGCTAATCTCGAAGTCGCTGCCGACTAA
- a CDS encoding CRISPR-associated protein Cas4, with protein MSHPHVTFSDLRTAAYCPRKCYYQRTRDCDPDLPPDIEAIRSLATRYEQLLESSVAVLESEPIARPPANYQRTLAETRERLEESGDWERLCNPSQRDVLVTGKDCRGRVHKALANPLEPVLISSGAPPEQGVWEPQTVHAVAAAKALAWEHEQPIERAWLEYPAYGVIRAVQLTTRRKARYRRALRTVRELDGPPARTTNRSKCESCEFAEECGVRTRTLRSLLGFG; from the coding sequence GTGAGCCACCCCCACGTCACGTTCAGCGACCTCCGAACCGCCGCCTACTGTCCCCGAAAGTGCTACTACCAGCGGACACGCGACTGCGACCCCGATCTGCCACCCGACATCGAAGCAATTCGTTCCCTGGCGACACGGTACGAGCAGCTGCTCGAGTCGTCCGTGGCTGTACTCGAGTCCGAACCGATTGCACGACCGCCGGCCAACTACCAGCGGACGCTGGCCGAAACGCGCGAGCGTCTCGAGGAAAGCGGCGACTGGGAGCGACTCTGTAACCCGAGCCAGCGAGACGTACTCGTTACAGGGAAAGATTGTCGCGGACGGGTGCACAAGGCGCTCGCGAACCCGCTGGAACCGGTACTCATATCGAGCGGCGCACCCCCGGAGCAGGGCGTCTGGGAGCCACAGACGGTTCACGCCGTCGCGGCCGCGAAGGCACTCGCCTGGGAACACGAGCAGCCGATCGAACGGGCCTGGCTCGAGTACCCAGCCTATGGCGTTATCCGCGCTGTTCAGTTGACGACCCGCCGGAAAGCGCGCTACCGACGCGCGCTGCGGACGGTTCGTGAACTGGACGGCCCGCCAGCACGAACGACGAACCGGTCGAAGTGTGAGTCCTGCGAATTCGCCGAGGAGTGTGGCGTGCGGACGCGGACGCTGCGGTCACTCCTTGGCTTTGGCTGA
- a CDS encoding L-threonylcarbamoyladenylate synthase — translation MSPPPLDRAADAICDGDLVVYPTETVYGLGADALDPDAVERVFEVKGRDRSKPISLAVPSVPAAFDYVRTTERERRFMATFLPGPVTVLCQRLENVPDVLTAGEDRVGIRVPDQPTALALCERAGTPITATSANVSGAGSVRRLEELDDGLRESVAAVLDGGETPGTESTVVDPSSETIHRRGALADEIETWFATH, via the coding sequence ATGTCTCCTCCCCCTCTCGACCGCGCCGCGGACGCCATCTGCGACGGCGACCTCGTCGTCTATCCCACCGAAACCGTCTACGGACTCGGGGCGGACGCACTCGACCCCGACGCCGTCGAGCGCGTCTTCGAGGTGAAAGGCCGTGACCGCTCCAAGCCGATCTCGCTCGCTGTGCCCTCGGTCCCGGCAGCGTTCGACTACGTCCGCACGACCGAGCGCGAGCGGCGGTTCATGGCCACGTTTCTCCCCGGTCCCGTAACGGTGCTCTGTCAACGACTCGAGAACGTCCCAGATGTGCTGACCGCGGGCGAGGACCGTGTCGGGATTCGTGTTCCAGACCAGCCGACCGCACTGGCGCTCTGTGAACGCGCTGGGACGCCGATCACGGCGACGAGCGCGAACGTGAGCGGGGCCGGAAGCGTTCGGCGACTCGAAGAACTCGACGACGGCCTTCGAGAATCGGTCGCTGCGGTGCTCGACGGCGGCGAAACGCCCGGCACGGAGAGCACTGTCGTCGATCCGTCGAGCGAGACGATCCACCGCCGCGGCGCGCTGGCCGACGAAATCGAGACCTGGTTCGCGACGCACTGA
- a CDS encoding redoxin domain-containing protein, whose translation MPEFDVVDLGPADHPDTGESAPDFTRPLVTDEFWEDRTLSELVGEDGGGQTIVVFTPMIGSFVGTYVWEELRDRDWADRADRVVGVTASTPYAVSEFITETDAPFDLFADPANDVADAYGISHDLDGMAGVSEPRVAFFAIDDEMTITASWVATDWPEFPEYDELEAEFGF comes from the coding sequence ATGCCCGAATTCGATGTCGTCGATCTCGGTCCTGCAGACCACCCCGATACCGGTGAGTCGGCACCGGATTTCACCCGGCCGCTCGTTACGGACGAGTTCTGGGAAGACCGCACGCTCTCCGAACTCGTCGGTGAGGATGGCGGTGGCCAGACGATCGTCGTCTTCACGCCGATGATCGGCTCGTTTGTCGGCACCTACGTCTGGGAGGAACTGCGCGACCGCGACTGGGCCGACCGCGCTGACCGTGTCGTCGGCGTGACGGCCTCGACACCGTACGCCGTCTCGGAGTTTATTACCGAGACCGACGCCCCGTTCGACCTCTTTGCCGACCCGGCAAACGACGTGGCAGACGCCTACGGAATCTCGCACGACCTCGACGGAATGGCAGGTGTGAGCGAGCCGCGAGTCGCCTTCTTCGCCATCGACGACGAGATGACGATCACCGCCTCGTGGGTCGCTACCGACTGGCCCGAGTTCCCGGAGTACGACGAACTCGAAGCGGAGTTCGGGTTCTGA
- a CDS encoding glutaredoxin family protein produces the protein MSDTTSDVGDTTTGHEAPITFYRLQACPYCERVARLLEAYELEYQSRFVEPLHSKRDVVKRVAGVRTVPVIVDEQTGVTMAESANIVDYLESTYGSGDSSSSETETGAAAGGDD, from the coding sequence ATGAGCGACACCACCAGCGATGTCGGTGATACGACCACCGGCCACGAGGCACCGATCACCTTCTACCGCCTGCAGGCCTGTCCCTACTGCGAGCGCGTCGCTCGCCTGCTCGAGGCGTACGAACTCGAGTACCAGTCGCGATTCGTCGAGCCGCTGCACTCGAAACGGGACGTGGTCAAGCGAGTCGCTGGCGTCCGAACGGTCCCAGTGATCGTCGACGAGCAGACCGGTGTGACGATGGCCGAGAGTGCGAACATCGTGGACTATCTGGAATCGACGTACGGCTCCGGTGACTCGTCTTCGTCCGAAACAGAGACCGGCGCAGCTGCCGGAGGTGACGACTGA
- a CDS encoding hemolysin family protein, whose product MALVSLAEVWVALYEVPVVGLELEQTTVTILGVLTVAVLIGLSGFFSSSEIAMFNLPKHRLEGMVEDGLEGAELTKKLKDDPHRLLVTILVGNNIVNIAMSSIATALLGLYFGGLAAVLFATFGITAIVLLFGESVPKSYAVENTESWARRIAKPLKATEYVLYPLIVLFDYLTRQVNRLTGSTGAIESPYVTRDEIQEMIESGEREGVLEEEEHEMLQRIFRFNNTIVKEVMTPRLDMTAVPKDASIDEAIETCIQSGHARVPVYEGSLDNVQGIVHIRDLVRDLNYGETEAEDLELADLIQPTLHVPESKNVDELLTEMRENRMHMAIVIDEFGTTEGLVTMEDMVEEIIGEILEGGEDLPIEELDERTVMVRGEVNIEDVNEALEIDLPEGEEFETIAGFIFNRAGRLVEEGEEITYDGVRITVESVENTRIMKARLRKLTEHDEDDGEQSTVTCDGSGSRNGNRNRNGDVGSN is encoded by the coding sequence ATGGCGCTGGTTTCGCTCGCTGAGGTCTGGGTCGCGCTGTACGAGGTCCCAGTCGTGGGGCTCGAACTCGAGCAGACGACGGTCACCATTCTCGGCGTGCTCACAGTTGCGGTTCTCATCGGACTCTCCGGTTTCTTCTCCTCCTCGGAGATTGCGATGTTCAACCTGCCGAAACACCGGCTCGAGGGAATGGTTGAGGACGGTCTCGAGGGGGCAGAGTTGACGAAGAAACTGAAAGACGACCCACACAGGCTGCTCGTGACGATCCTCGTCGGGAACAACATCGTCAATATCGCGATGTCCTCGATCGCGACCGCCCTGCTGGGGCTGTACTTTGGCGGACTCGCAGCAGTGCTGTTTGCGACGTTCGGTATCACGGCAATCGTCCTCCTGTTCGGCGAAAGCGTCCCCAAGTCCTACGCAGTCGAGAACACCGAATCCTGGGCACGGCGGATCGCGAAGCCGCTGAAGGCCACCGAATACGTCCTCTACCCGCTTATCGTCCTCTTCGATTACCTCACCCGACAGGTGAACAGACTCACGGGCTCGACCGGCGCAATCGAGTCGCCGTACGTCACCCGCGACGAGATTCAGGAGATGATCGAGTCCGGCGAACGGGAGGGTGTTCTCGAGGAAGAAGAACACGAGATGCTCCAGCGCATCTTCCGTTTCAACAACACCATCGTCAAGGAGGTGATGACACCGCGACTCGATATGACGGCAGTGCCAAAGGATGCAAGCATCGACGAGGCCATCGAAACCTGTATCCAGAGCGGCCACGCCCGCGTTCCAGTCTACGAGGGGAGTCTCGACAACGTCCAGGGAATCGTCCACATCCGCGACCTCGTCCGCGATCTCAACTACGGCGAGACCGAAGCCGAGGATCTCGAACTTGCGGACCTCATCCAGCCGACGCTGCACGTTCCCGAGTCGAAGAACGTCGACGAACTCCTGACCGAGATGCGCGAAAACCGGATGCATATGGCCATCGTCATCGACGAATTCGGCACCACAGAGGGGCTGGTGACGATGGAGGACATGGTCGAGGAGATTATCGGTGAAATCCTGGAAGGCGGCGAGGATCTCCCGATCGAAGAGCTCGACGAACGCACCGTGATGGTCCGCGGCGAGGTCAACATCGAGGACGTCAACGAGGCACTCGAGATCGACCTCCCCGAAGGAGAGGAGTTCGAAACGATCGCCGGTTTCATCTTCAACCGCGCGGGCCGCCTTGTCGAAGAGGGCGAAGAGATCACGTACGACGGCGTCCGGATCACCGTTGAAAGCGTCGAGAACACGCGAATTATGAAAGCGCGGTTGCGCAAACTCACGGAGCACGACGAGGACGACGGTGAACAGTCGACGGTTACCTGTGACGGAAGTGGAAGCAGAAACGGGAACCGGAACCGGAACGGGGATGTGGGAAGCAACTAG